One window of the Desulfuribacillus alkaliarsenatis genome contains the following:
- a CDS encoding alpha/beta hydrolase — protein sequence MKACLLIHGFTGSPYEIEPLAEALRQEGYAVEMPILAGHGHDEDLQDVCWTDWISSAEQALKPMVGKYEEINIVGFSMGSLIATYLSTQYPVARLVLLSPAIYYINYRQLFENMSVAIKKRFKDSLSDEFKQYVAKATNTPLRSVIDFRRLTQQLSPYLEQVSVPTLILQGKKDMLVEPDSARHAYEAIKSPDKKLLFLENSPHIMCRGEEHELVNEYVIDFLKGVNQS from the coding sequence TTGAAGGCATGTTTGTTAATCCATGGTTTTACAGGTTCTCCTTACGAAATAGAGCCGTTAGCAGAGGCACTACGGCAGGAAGGCTATGCAGTAGAGATGCCGATTCTTGCTGGACATGGTCATGATGAAGATTTACAGGATGTTTGCTGGACTGACTGGATTAGTTCTGCGGAACAGGCACTAAAGCCAATGGTAGGAAAATATGAAGAGATAAATATTGTTGGTTTTTCAATGGGCTCGCTTATAGCAACCTACCTATCTACGCAGTACCCAGTAGCAAGATTAGTACTATTAAGTCCTGCTATTTATTACATAAATTATCGTCAGCTATTTGAGAATATGTCTGTTGCCATAAAGAAACGTTTTAAAGATTCTTTAAGTGATGAGTTCAAACAATATGTGGCGAAGGCAACGAACACACCACTGCGTAGCGTAATAGATTTCCGTCGCTTAACACAGCAGCTATCACCATATTTAGAGCAGGTATCAGTACCAACATTAATTTTACAAGGGAAAAAAGACATGCTTGTTGAGCCAGACAGTGCAAGGCATGCTTATGAAGCTATAAAAAGTCCAGATAAAAAACTATTATTCCTAGAAAACTCACCACATATTATGTGCCGTGGTGAGGAGCATGAATTAGTAAATGAATATGTGATTGACTTCCTTAAGGGAGTAAACCAATCATGA
- a CDS encoding alpha/beta hydrolase — MIEKRDKGAFYLEGSKEIGVLLTHGFTGSPAEVRPLGEFLNQQGYTVYAPLLAGHGTCVEDMEQTNWQDWWKSVELGYEKLKVEGCREIIACGLSMGGILSLKVAINYPLKAVISMCAPIYLSDRRAYFMSVLKYFRRFHKKSERYNGAPSREISGYLATPLACVPSLIELIKQVKPLLGHIEVPALIMQAEQDLTVRPASGSYIYEHIGSYRKQYITYEKSGHIITIDKEREKVFKDIHDFIKRLDQ; from the coding sequence ATGATTGAAAAGCGAGATAAAGGAGCTTTTTACCTGGAAGGCAGCAAAGAAATTGGTGTTTTATTAACCCATGGATTTACAGGCTCACCAGCAGAAGTTCGTCCATTAGGAGAGTTTCTAAACCAGCAGGGATATACTGTCTATGCACCACTTTTAGCAGGGCATGGTACATGTGTTGAGGATATGGAACAGACTAATTGGCAAGACTGGTGGAAGAGTGTGGAATTAGGTTATGAGAAGCTAAAGGTAGAGGGCTGTCGTGAAATAATAGCCTGTGGGTTATCCATGGGTGGGATTTTATCCTTGAAGGTTGCAATTAATTACCCTCTTAAAGCGGTTATCAGTATGTGTGCTCCTATATATCTTTCGGACAGAAGGGCATATTTTATGAGTGTGTTGAAATACTTCCGCAGATTTCATAAAAAGTCAGAAAGGTATAATGGTGCCCCAAGTCGCGAAATATCAGGTTACTTAGCTACACCATTGGCATGTGTTCCGAGCTTGATTGAGCTTATTAAGCAAGTTAAGCCATTATTAGGTCATATAGAAGTTCCAGCCTTGATTATGCAGGCAGAACAGGATTTAACCGTCCGTCCTGCAAGTGGAAGCTATATTTATGAACATATAGGAAGTTACAGAAAACAGTATATTACATATGAGAAATCTGGACATATTATTACTATCGACAAAGAAAGAGAAAAGGTATTTAAAGATATTCATGATTTTATTAAAAGACTAGACCAATAA
- the rnr gene encoding ribonuclease R, with protein sequence MDRESVLDFMGELKYKPMTVNELFDCLEGEDSEDFKEFVKLLNVLEDEGKIIRTRADTYGLPERMNLVVGRVQGHAKGFCFVISEDKSFPDVYISAENTNTAMHKDRVLVRLSTRRDGARQEGQIIRILERANQRLVGTFFASRSYGFVVPDDKRLANKDIFIPAEETLDAQDGYKVVVEITQFPKERLSAEGKIIEVLGHINEPGVDILSIIRKHGIPEAFPPEVLAEAERIPEAISEEDLKDRRDLRDKKMVTIDGEDAKDLDDAVSIEKLSNGNYRLGVHIADVSYYVKEGSALDEEAMARGNSTYLVDRVIPMLPERLSNGICSLNPRIDRLTMSCEMEFDGNLKVINYEIFPSVIKTVERMTYGNVRKIVEDEDPELMERYKDLVEDFMMLKDLAAKLRNRRMERGAIDFDFVETKIVVDLNGKPVDLVKRERSTAEKIIEECMLVANETVAEHFHWLNIPFIYRVHEEPNLEKLFAFNEFISNFGYFVRGFSNKVHPKSLQQIIEQIEGAPEERIINTVLLRSMKQARYDTEGVGHFGLATEYYTHFTSPIRRYSDLIVHRMIRKSINKKGLAAEKMGKLAKKLQEIAELASERERISVDAERETDELKKVEFMEEHVGEEFEGIITSVTNFGMFVELDNSVEGLVHISYMTDDYYNYHEKSYSLVGERTGRTYRIGDPVKVKLMRANKEERQLDFELIEGPPAKRGAKKKPVAIEVRQPGGDYKKRRRRKSDGSQKGSDKQGSGKRGKKSGAGKKDRKGKDKGTRKRK encoded by the coding sequence ATGGATAGAGAAAGTGTACTTGATTTCATGGGCGAACTAAAATATAAGCCGATGACTGTAAACGAGCTGTTTGATTGCTTAGAGGGAGAAGATAGTGAGGACTTTAAGGAGTTCGTTAAACTCTTAAATGTGCTAGAGGATGAAGGGAAAATCATTCGCACCCGCGCTGATACCTATGGGCTGCCTGAGCGAATGAACCTAGTTGTTGGTCGAGTACAAGGACATGCGAAAGGTTTTTGCTTCGTAATATCCGAGGACAAGTCCTTTCCAGATGTGTACATAAGTGCAGAAAATACAAATACGGCAATGCATAAAGACCGTGTATTAGTGCGTTTATCAACAAGAAGGGACGGAGCTAGACAGGAAGGCCAAATTATACGTATCCTAGAGCGTGCAAATCAACGTTTAGTAGGTACGTTTTTTGCAAGTCGCAGCTATGGCTTTGTAGTGCCTGATGATAAGCGACTAGCTAATAAGGATATTTTTATCCCAGCAGAGGAGACCTTAGATGCACAGGATGGATATAAGGTTGTTGTCGAAATTACACAGTTCCCGAAGGAGCGCTTAAGTGCAGAAGGGAAAATCATTGAAGTACTAGGGCATATTAACGAACCAGGTGTTGATATCCTATCAATCATACGTAAGCATGGTATTCCAGAGGCATTTCCGCCAGAAGTTCTTGCTGAAGCAGAGCGAATACCTGAAGCTATAAGTGAGGAAGACCTGAAAGACCGTAGAGATTTACGTGACAAAAAAATGGTCACGATTGATGGTGAAGACGCTAAGGATTTAGACGATGCTGTATCGATAGAGAAGTTATCTAACGGAAACTACCGACTAGGTGTACATATTGCAGATGTTAGCTATTATGTCAAAGAAGGTTCTGCTTTAGATGAAGAAGCAATGGCAAGGGGCAACAGTACCTATTTGGTGGACAGGGTAATCCCGATGCTACCAGAGCGCTTATCGAACGGTATATGTAGCTTAAATCCGCGCATAGATCGCTTGACCATGTCCTGTGAGATGGAGTTTGATGGAAATCTTAAGGTCATTAACTATGAGATTTTTCCAAGCGTAATCAAGACCGTTGAGCGTATGACTTATGGTAATGTCCGCAAAATAGTTGAGGATGAAGATCCAGAGCTAATGGAACGTTATAAAGACTTAGTCGAAGACTTTATGATGCTTAAAGATTTAGCTGCCAAGCTTCGCAATCGTCGGATGGAGCGGGGAGCTATTGACTTTGACTTTGTTGAAACTAAGATAGTTGTGGATTTAAACGGTAAGCCCGTTGATTTAGTAAAACGTGAACGCTCTACTGCTGAGAAAATTATTGAAGAGTGTATGCTTGTAGCGAATGAAACGGTCGCTGAGCATTTTCACTGGTTGAACATTCCGTTCATTTATCGTGTCCATGAAGAACCTAATTTAGAAAAACTATTTGCCTTTAACGAGTTTATAAGCAACTTCGGCTACTTCGTCCGTGGCTTTAGTAATAAAGTTCATCCGAAGTCCTTACAGCAAATAATTGAGCAAATTGAAGGTGCACCAGAAGAACGTATTATTAACACAGTACTATTACGCTCAATGAAACAGGCACGCTACGACACGGAAGGTGTTGGCCACTTCGGCTTAGCGACGGAATACTATACCCATTTCACGTCTCCGATTCGACGTTACTCAGACTTGATTGTGCATCGCATGATTCGTAAATCGATAAACAAAAAGGGTCTAGCTGCAGAAAAGATGGGTAAGCTAGCGAAAAAACTTCAAGAGATAGCGGAGCTTGCCTCAGAACGTGAGCGCATTTCTGTTGATGCTGAAAGAGAAACTGATGAGCTGAAAAAAGTTGAGTTTATGGAAGAACACGTTGGTGAAGAATTTGAGGGAATTATCACAAGTGTAACGAACTTTGGAATGTTCGTAGAGCTTGATAACTCCGTAGAAGGCTTAGTTCATATCAGTTATATGACTGACGACTATTATAATTATCACGAGAAATCCTATAGCCTAGTTGGTGAACGTACAGGCAGAACCTACCGTATCGGTGATCCTGTAAAAGTTAAACTAATGCGCGCAAATAAGGAAGAGCGGCAGTTGGATTTCGAGCTTATAGAGGGGCCGCCGGCAAAGCGCGGCGCAAAAAAGAAGCCAGTAGCAATTGAAGTTCGACAACCAGGTGGTGACTACAAGAAAAGACGTCGTAGAAAGTCTGATGGTAGTCAGAAGGGCTCAGATAAGCAAGGTTCAGGAAAAAGGGGCAAGAAATCAGGAGCAGGTAAGAAGGATAGAAAAGGGAAAGATAAAGGAACACGTAAGAGGAAGTAA
- a CDS encoding Na+/H+ antiporter subunit E, whose amino-acid sequence MLFKLHSSKTRHSVKLIIFLFMFWALLSGKWDLFHLGIGMAAALFITWITLPLMRLTSRDGQRIFYAFDFPLFKYVKFWIWLVKEIIKANIEVAMIILNPKLPIDPQVVTLEKKFTNPIAQTTLSNAIILTPGTLTLDVDDNTYVIHSLTKKGAQRIERGFESKLIAKVDDVFQE is encoded by the coding sequence ATGCTATTTAAGCTTCATTCTTCTAAAACAAGGCATAGTGTAAAGCTGATAATATTTTTGTTTATGTTTTGGGCTTTATTATCTGGCAAATGGGATTTGTTCCATTTAGGAATAGGTATGGCGGCAGCGCTTTTCATAACCTGGATTACGCTGCCGCTAATGCGGTTAACGTCCCGAGATGGTCAAAGGATATTTTATGCCTTTGATTTTCCGCTTTTTAAATACGTTAAATTTTGGATTTGGTTAGTGAAGGAAATCATTAAAGCTAATATAGAAGTTGCCATGATCATCTTAAATCCTAAGCTGCCAATTGACCCTCAAGTAGTTACCCTCGAGAAAAAGTTTACTAATCCAATAGCACAAACAACATTATCAAACGCTATCATCCTTACACCAGGAACACTAACCTTAGATGTTGATGATAATACGTATGTGATACATTCATTGACGAAAAAAGGAGCACAAAGAATTGAACGTGGTTTTGAGAGTAAGCTAATTGCTAAAGTTGATGATGTTTTTCAAGAGTAG
- a CDS encoding monovalent cation/H+ antiporter complex subunit F codes for MESLFVVVSIGLVVLILIMLYRVFKGPTVYDRLNGLIVIAADVTILLVLIGYINDRADMFIDIAITYAILGFITFVVLAKYIEIRGSNYD; via the coding sequence ATGGAGAGTTTATTCGTTGTTGTTAGCATAGGATTAGTGGTTTTGATCCTGATTATGCTGTATCGTGTTTTTAAAGGACCAACAGTATACGACAGGTTAAATGGACTAATTGTCATAGCTGCTGATGTAACAATCCTATTAGTTTTAATAGGGTATATAAATGATCGGGCTGATATGTTTATAGATATAGCAATTACATATGCAATCCTTGGGTTTATAACCTTTGTTGTACTTGCTAAATACATTGAAATCAGGGGGTCAAACTATGATTGA
- the mnhG gene encoding monovalent cation/H(+) antiporter subunit G: MIEFSIQNMIAGFFIVTGFLFSIIATIGVLRLPDFYTRIHASGKNETLGLMLVLLGVAIYEGFTLNSTKLLFITIFVLIFNAAGVHVLSRAAYKAGVRPWKKG, from the coding sequence ATGATTGAGTTCAGTATTCAAAATATGATAGCTGGATTTTTTATAGTTACGGGCTTCCTTTTTAGTATTATTGCGACTATAGGAGTGCTGCGTTTGCCTGATTTCTATACGCGTATTCACGCTTCAGGGAAGAATGAAACCCTAGGTTTAATGCTAGTATTATTAGGAGTAGCAATTTACGAGGGATTCACTTTAAATAGCACAAAGCTATTATTTATTACTATATTTGTGCTTATTTTTAATGCGGCGGGGGTTCATGTTTTAAGCAGGGCTGCTTATAAAGCAGGGGTGCGACCTTGGAAAAAAGGGTAG
- a CDS encoding Na(+)/H(+) antiporter subunit B: MLYFEALLLILMLIVGYSALHVRDLYYSILLFVLFSVFAVLLYIILGAPDVALLEAVIGILFTIFFLAGIYKIGRWSES, translated from the coding sequence ATGCTATATTTCGAAGCATTATTATTAATTTTAATGTTAATAGTAGGTTATTCAGCCTTGCATGTTCGAGACTTGTATTACTCTATCCTTCTGTTTGTGTTATTTAGCGTATTTGCTGTATTGCTGTATATAATCCTAGGAGCACCTGATGTTGCATTGCTAGAAGCAGTCATAGGTATATTATTCACAATATTCTTCCTAGCGGGCATTTACAAAATTGGACGGTGGTCCGAATCATGA
- the mbhE gene encoding hydrogen gas-evolving membrane-bound hydrogenase subunit E produces MMRYLSLTLIAFMLILFTFSFQELPNIGDPNSPAATHVSPYYIEKAYEDTGASNLVTAVLISYRGFDTLGETIVIFIAGIATMSIISFYYQGQELVRQEERGFGGYVLDTSFRYMVPVVLMYGVYILVHGEYSPGGAFQAGALLAFGVISSQLIRGRIQVITIKQSILLAGFGVLIFLSVGIAGFFYQGVFLELDVLPTSTEELGHAIGILIIEVGVALCVMATILVIYSALEREMPDV; encoded by the coding sequence ATGATGCGCTATCTATCATTAACGCTGATTGCCTTTATGTTGATACTGTTCACCTTCAGCTTTCAGGAATTACCTAATATAGGCGACCCAAATTCGCCAGCAGCTACCCACGTATCGCCTTATTATATTGAGAAAGCCTATGAAGACACAGGGGCGTCAAATCTTGTTACCGCGGTACTGATATCATACCGAGGCTTTGATACCCTCGGCGAGACTATTGTGATTTTTATAGCTGGAATTGCTACGATGTCAATTATAAGCTTTTACTACCAAGGTCAGGAGTTAGTTAGACAAGAAGAGCGGGGCTTTGGTGGATATGTTTTAGACACCTCATTTCGCTATATGGTACCAGTGGTGTTGATGTATGGGGTATACATCCTGGTTCACGGTGAATATTCACCTGGTGGCGCGTTCCAGGCTGGTGCTTTACTTGCCTTTGGAGTTATTAGCTCGCAGTTAATTCGTGGGCGTATTCAAGTAATAACGATTAAGCAGTCAATCCTATTAGCTGGATTTGGCGTGCTAATATTTTTGTCCGTGGGAATTGCTGGTTTTTTCTATCAAGGTGTGTTTTTAGAATTGGATGTGCTGCCAACTTCTACAGAAGAATTAGGTCATGCCATAGGTATTCTTATTATTGAAGTGGGCGTAGCTCTATGTGTTATGGCTACAATTTTAGTAATATATAGTGCGTTAGAGAGGGAGATGCCTGATGTTTGA
- a CDS encoding sodium:proton antiporter — MFEDFLSGTLIYFLIISMFLLGIYGVINKKNLLKKLIALNITQVSVIIFFLALGQKRDATIPVILPGVFEADRYTNPLPQAMMLTAIVVSLAIAGVGLVLLKKIANDYGSIEEDQIIKLMKNNKLMQKNKQDMQVNKQDMQVNKQNITGGNFNNIAGAVDINKRSGGRGDGRD; from the coding sequence ATGTTTGAAGACTTTCTTTCTGGAACGCTTATTTACTTTTTAATAATTTCTATGTTTCTTTTAGGGATATATGGAGTTATAAATAAGAAGAATTTGTTAAAAAAGCTAATAGCGTTAAATATTACACAGGTTTCAGTAATCATCTTCTTTTTAGCCCTTGGACAAAAGCGTGATGCTACTATTCCTGTAATCCTGCCTGGGGTTTTTGAAGCTGATCGCTATACAAATCCGTTACCACAAGCAATGATGTTAACCGCCATAGTTGTTAGCTTAGCTATTGCAGGCGTGGGATTAGTATTATTGAAGAAAATAGCCAACGATTACGGAAGCATTGAAGAAGATCAAATTATTAAGTTGATGAAAAATAATAAACTGATGCAAAAAAATAAGCAAGATATGCAAGTGAACAAACAAGATATGCAAGTAAACAAACAAAATATTACCGGAGGAAATTTTAACAATATCGCTGGTGCTGTAGACATCAATAAACGCAGTGGGGGAAGGGGGGATGGTCGTGATTGA
- a CDS encoding complex I subunit 5 family protein, producing the protein MIEHLPALLVVIPLVLSVIILFIAYISARLLRWTAISTTVVLVLLSILTLVTSVQEGALTYAFGGWLPPWGIAFIVDPMSAFIVLVTNVLFTLAVLYGGAYLYGMHWLRTGCYYSLFFLMVAGMSGMLISADLFNIFVFMEMSSLATYVLIAFAGTRANFAAFRYLIIGTLGAKFYLLAVAYIYGLTGSLYFLDVAERLQPYEQTTAMIIIMLLIVAGFGLKMALFPMHGWLPDAHTYAPSTISAMISGVMIKVPAFVLFKIFFFVLGVDQFYTMPILMIAGILAAAGMIVGSVMALLQKECKRMLAYSSVAQIGYVILGFSIGNVYGVIGGLLHIVNHAVMKSCLFFVAGAVKWHKQSDSIDNFKGLGRSMPLSMAAFTVAAFSMIGLPPTAGFFSKWYLLKGAVLENLWFFVIVIVISSLLNAIYFFRIIEKIYLQDADEVNETKNTNETSDTYDTNALQKQSISATNYETSDGNNPSAFERMLERQRERVRLFQEKRFGGFELPLTMLVPIVILAIGVFVLGIYNQPIVTNIIETALGGIAYGR; encoded by the coding sequence GTGATTGAGCATCTTCCTGCCCTGTTGGTCGTAATTCCTTTAGTTTTATCGGTTATCATTCTTTTTATAGCCTATATTTCAGCACGGTTGTTGCGTTGGACTGCCATTTCAACAACTGTAGTCCTCGTACTCTTGTCAATCTTGACCTTAGTGACTAGTGTCCAGGAAGGGGCACTTACCTATGCTTTTGGTGGCTGGCTGCCGCCATGGGGGATTGCATTCATAGTTGACCCGATGTCGGCTTTTATCGTACTAGTTACTAATGTTTTGTTCACCCTTGCTGTCTTATATGGTGGAGCTTACCTGTATGGTATGCACTGGCTCAGGACGGGCTGTTATTATTCCCTATTCTTTCTTATGGTTGCAGGTATGTCTGGAATGTTAATTTCAGCAGATTTGTTTAATATTTTTGTGTTTATGGAAATGTCCTCATTGGCGACCTATGTATTAATTGCCTTTGCTGGCACAAGGGCAAATTTCGCTGCGTTTCGATACCTGATAATCGGAACACTAGGGGCGAAGTTTTATCTGCTGGCGGTAGCCTATATATACGGTCTGACAGGCAGTCTATACTTTTTGGACGTGGCTGAGCGTTTGCAGCCCTATGAGCAAACAACTGCAATGATTATTATTATGCTACTGATTGTAGCGGGCTTTGGTTTGAAAATGGCGCTATTTCCAATGCACGGCTGGCTACCTGATGCCCATACGTATGCACCGTCAACAATCTCAGCGATGATTTCGGGGGTTATGATTAAGGTTCCAGCCTTTGTGTTATTTAAAATATTCTTTTTTGTACTGGGTGTTGATCAATTTTATACGATGCCGATTTTGATGATAGCTGGAATACTTGCCGCCGCTGGCATGATAGTAGGTTCCGTTATGGCGCTCTTACAAAAAGAATGTAAGCGCATGCTCGCCTATTCAAGTGTTGCTCAGATAGGCTATGTGATACTCGGATTCTCCATTGGTAATGTGTATGGGGTTATCGGTGGGCTTTTGCACATCGTCAATCACGCAGTAATGAAAAGTTGTTTGTTTTTTGTAGCTGGTGCTGTTAAATGGCATAAGCAATCTGATAGTATCGATAATTTTAAGGGATTGGGCAGGAGCATGCCGCTATCAATGGCAGCCTTTACTGTGGCAGCATTTTCAATGATTGGGCTACCACCAACGGCAGGCTTCTTTAGTAAGTGGTATTTGTTAAAAGGGGCAGTATTAGAAAACCTGTGGTTTTTTGTAATAGTAATTGTTATTAGTAGTCTTTTAAATGCTATATATTTCTTTAGAATTATAGAAAAGATTTATCTGCAGGATGCTGATGAAGTAAACGAAACAAAAAATACAAATGAAACAAGTGATACATATGACACAAATGCCCTGCAGAAGCAATCTATATCTGCGACCAATTATGAAACTAGTGACGGCAATAACCCTTCTGCCTTTGAGAGGATGCTAGAGCGTCAGCGAGAACGTGTTAGGTTGTTTCAGGAGAAGCGTTTTGGCGGTTTTGAACTTCCTTTAACAATGCTAGTTCCAATTGTAATATTGGCTATTGGGGTTTTCGTGCTAGGAATTTACAATCAGCCAATTGTTACGAATATTATAGAGACAGCGCTAGGAGGGATTGCATATGGGAGATAA
- a CDS encoding proton-conducting transporter transmembrane domain-containing protein translates to MGDNILPVLAIVVPLIAVVLILLSKKYPNIREAWTIIAALLNLIIILAMVPTILAQQTIDVKLFYVVKDIYLHLRVDALGLLFAALAAVLWVVTSVFSIGYMRGLDSKNQTVYYASFALSLAATIGIAFSANLITFFIFYELLTIATYPLVIHKRNQEAQQAGRKYLIYTLVAGQLLLVGVVLVHLLAGTSDFVGGGILTADMAPAWVLQAVFMLLFIGTAVKAGVMPLHAWLPAAMVAPTPVSALLHAVAVVKAGAFGVYRIVGYVFGPELFQEIGMATAIAWIASITIIVSSLIAINQDHLKRRLAFSTIGQLSYVVLGIALATPYGFLGAGFHMVAHAFMKITLFFCAGAIYVLTKKAKESEMNGLGKQFPIIFAAFAVASIGIAGMPFIAGFISKFNIVLGAIQGGQVLFIVVMIASALLSLSYLMPVVYMAFFNHKTQGSNQDVAPIKLPAIIPKLLVIPIVITALSSVILGVYPNFIGSYYDLAALASDNVFIITDVNSYSVIKTFTDLVAKGLMR, encoded by the coding sequence ATGGGAGATAATATATTACCAGTACTTGCAATTGTAGTGCCGCTGATTGCTGTTGTCTTAATATTACTTAGTAAGAAATATCCGAATATAAGGGAAGCATGGACTATCATTGCAGCACTTCTAAATCTGATAATCATACTGGCAATGGTTCCTACTATACTGGCGCAGCAGACTATTGATGTGAAGCTGTTTTATGTAGTGAAAGACATTTACTTGCACTTAAGGGTAGACGCTTTAGGTCTGCTGTTTGCTGCTTTGGCAGCAGTACTATGGGTAGTAACATCGGTGTTTTCGATTGGGTATATGCGTGGTCTAGATAGTAAAAACCAAACAGTCTATTATGCTAGTTTTGCCTTGAGTCTAGCGGCCACAATCGGAATTGCTTTCTCGGCTAATTTAATAACATTCTTTATTTTCTATGAGCTACTGACGATTGCTACTTATCCGCTAGTGATTCATAAACGTAATCAAGAAGCACAACAGGCTGGACGGAAATATCTAATCTATACACTGGTAGCAGGACAGCTTCTACTAGTGGGAGTTGTGCTTGTTCACTTGTTAGCAGGAACGAGTGATTTCGTTGGTGGGGGTATTTTAACGGCAGATATGGCTCCAGCCTGGGTGCTGCAGGCTGTATTTATGCTATTATTTATCGGCACTGCAGTTAAAGCAGGAGTGATGCCACTCCATGCTTGGCTACCTGCTGCGATGGTTGCACCAACTCCTGTCAGCGCCTTACTACATGCCGTAGCTGTGGTAAAGGCAGGCGCATTTGGCGTATATCGAATAGTTGGCTATGTTTTTGGGCCAGAATTATTTCAAGAGATTGGTATGGCTACAGCCATTGCTTGGATTGCTTCAATTACTATTATTGTCTCGTCACTAATTGCAATAAACCAAGACCATCTAAAGAGAAGGCTAGCGTTTTCGACAATTGGGCAATTGTCATACGTTGTCTTAGGTATAGCCTTAGCAACACCCTATGGCTTTCTAGGAGCGGGCTTTCATATGGTCGCCCATGCATTCATGAAAATTACGCTGTTCTTCTGTGCGGGAGCTATCTATGTGCTGACGAAGAAGGCGAAGGAAAGTGAAATGAATGGGTTAGGCAAACAATTTCCGATTATATTTGCTGCCTTTGCCGTTGCCTCCATAGGAATTGCGGGTATGCCATTTATTGCTGGCTTTATTAGTAAATTCAACATTGTCCTCGGAGCCATTCAAGGAGGTCAGGTGCTATTTATCGTTGTCATGATAGCCAGTGCCTTATTAAGTTTGTCGTACCTGATGCCAGTTGTGTATATGGCGTTTTTCAATCATAAAACACAAGGAAGTAATCAAGATGTAGCACCAATAAAGCTGCCGGCGATAATACCAAAGCTATTAGTAATTCCGATAGTAATAACAGCTTTAAGCTCAGTAATACTAGGCGTCTATCCGAACTTCATAGGCTCGTACTATGACTTAGCAGCCTTAGCCAGTGATAATGTATTCATAATTACCGATGTGAATAGTTATAGTGTAATCAAAACGTTTACAGATTTAGTAGCAAAGGGGTTAATGCGATGA